One Micromonospora sp. FIMYZ51 genomic window carries:
- the mqnE gene encoding aminofutalosine synthase MqnE, producing MDAGLKRELEAKVYAGERLTREDGIALYDSDDLTWLGRLAHHRRTELNGDRVMFNVNRHLNLTNVCSASCAYCSFQRKPGEKDAYTMRIDEAVRKAKEMEDEQLTELHIVNGLHPTLPWRYYPKVLRELKAALPKVKLKAFTATEVQWFEKISGLGADEILDELMDAGLESLTGGGAEIFDWEIRQHIVDHACHWEDWSRIHRLAHNKGMKTPSTMLYGHIEEPRHRVDHVLRLRELQDETGGFVVFIPLRYQHDFVDSADGKIRNRIQARTTMASPAESLKTFAVSRLLFDNVPHVKCFWVMHGLSVAQLSLNFGVDDLDGSVVEYKITHDADSYGTPNTMHRDDLLHLIWDAGFRPVERNTRYEVVREYDAAPSLAERRAEPQQVWA from the coding sequence ATGGACGCCGGACTCAAGCGCGAGCTCGAAGCGAAGGTGTACGCGGGGGAGCGGCTGACCCGTGAGGACGGGATCGCCCTCTACGACAGCGATGACCTGACCTGGCTGGGCCGGCTGGCCCACCACAGGCGTACCGAGCTCAACGGTGACCGGGTCATGTTCAACGTCAACCGGCACCTCAACCTGACCAACGTGTGCAGCGCGAGCTGCGCGTACTGCTCGTTCCAACGCAAGCCGGGCGAGAAGGACGCGTACACGATGCGCATCGACGAGGCGGTCCGCAAGGCCAAGGAGATGGAGGACGAGCAGCTCACCGAGCTGCACATCGTCAACGGCCTGCACCCCACGCTGCCCTGGCGGTACTACCCCAAGGTGCTGCGCGAGCTGAAGGCGGCGCTGCCGAAGGTCAAGCTCAAGGCGTTCACCGCGACCGAGGTGCAGTGGTTCGAGAAGATCAGCGGACTCGGCGCCGACGAGATTCTCGACGAGTTGATGGACGCCGGCCTGGAGTCGCTTACCGGTGGCGGGGCGGAGATCTTCGACTGGGAGATCCGGCAGCACATCGTCGACCACGCCTGCCACTGGGAGGACTGGTCGCGCATTCACCGGCTGGCGCACAACAAGGGCATGAAGACCCCGTCGACAATGCTCTACGGCCACATCGAGGAACCCCGGCACCGGGTCGACCACGTACTGCGGCTGCGTGAGTTGCAGGACGAGACCGGCGGCTTCGTGGTCTTCATCCCGCTGCGTTACCAGCACGACTTCGTCGACTCGGCGGACGGCAAGATCCGCAACCGGATCCAGGCCCGCACGACGATGGCCTCGCCGGCCGAGTCGTTGAAGACCTTCGCCGTCTCCCGGCTGCTGTTCGACAACGTGCCGCACGTCAAGTGCTTCTGGGTGATGCACGGGCTCTCGGTGGCCCAGTTGTCGCTCAACTTCGGCGTGGACGATCTGGACGGCTCGGTGGTGGAATACAAGATCACCCACGACGCCGACTCGTACGGCACGCCGAACACCATGCACCGGGACGACCTGCTGCACCTGATCTGGGACGCCGGCTTCCGTCCGGTCGAGCGGAACACCCGCTACGAGGTGGTTCGCGAGTACGACGCCGCGCCGAGCCTGGCGGAGCGCCGCGCCGAGCCGCAGCAGGTCTGGGCCTGA
- a CDS encoding DUF4229 domain-containing protein translates to MSAAVKYTLGRIGLFVIVVAALWPVEMNIFLKLMVALLFSAALSFFLLRRWRDEMAEDMAAGAERRRSEKERLRAALAGDDQAAGTPGAEADQPAGTPGAEADQPGSSAERERGSSA, encoded by the coding sequence ATGAGCGCGGCGGTCAAGTACACGCTGGGCCGGATCGGGCTGTTCGTGATCGTGGTGGCCGCTCTCTGGCCGGTCGAGATGAACATCTTCCTGAAGCTGATGGTGGCCTTGCTGTTCTCCGCCGCGCTCTCGTTCTTCCTGCTCAGGCGCTGGCGTGACGAGATGGCCGAGGACATGGCGGCCGGTGCCGAGCGGCGCCGCTCGGAGAAGGAGCGGCTACGGGCCGCCCTGGCCGGTGACGACCAGGCCGCCGGCACGCCCGGCGCAGAGGCCGACCAGCCCGCCGGCACGCCCGGCGCGGAGGCCGACCAGCCCGGCAGCTCCGCCGAGCGGGAGCGCGGCTCCTCGGCGTGA